Proteins co-encoded in one Kribbella qitaiheensis genomic window:
- a CDS encoding MBL fold metallo-hydrolase gives MRITWWGHATTTIEENGTRLLTDPVLTSRIAHLRRRRGPVPLPVAGDCDAVLVSHLHADHLHLTSLPSVSPDAALVVPRGAAKLIQQDLGTTYADRCIEVAPGNQLRIGSLDITAVTADHDGRRLPWSSHRGPALGYRIDGTPSVWFAGDTDLYDGLAAEAGPVDLALVPVGGWGPSLGPGHLDPVRAAEAVRRVGARVAVPVHYGTFWPIGCDWLKPELFLSPGSQFKAAMAELDPAVKVELLAPGDSAEVVHR, from the coding sequence GTGCGGATCACCTGGTGGGGGCACGCCACCACCACCATCGAGGAGAACGGAACCCGCCTCCTGACCGATCCGGTGCTGACCTCCCGGATCGCGCATCTGCGCCGCCGTCGCGGCCCGGTTCCGTTGCCGGTCGCAGGCGACTGCGATGCCGTGCTGGTTTCGCACCTGCATGCCGATCACCTCCACCTGACCTCGCTGCCGTCGGTCTCACCGGACGCGGCCCTCGTGGTGCCGCGCGGTGCGGCGAAGCTGATCCAGCAGGACCTGGGAACGACCTACGCCGACCGTTGCATCGAGGTTGCCCCTGGCAACCAACTCCGGATCGGCAGCTTGGATATCACTGCCGTAACGGCTGACCACGACGGCCGCCGGCTGCCCTGGTCGTCGCACCGCGGCCCTGCGCTCGGCTATCGCATCGACGGCACGCCCAGCGTGTGGTTCGCCGGCGACACCGACCTGTACGACGGGCTCGCGGCCGAGGCGGGGCCGGTGGATCTGGCGCTCGTCCCGGTCGGCGGCTGGGGTCCCTCGCTCGGTCCTGGGCACCTCGACCCGGTCCGCGCGGCCGAAGCGGTTCGCCGGGTCGGCGCGCGCGTCGCCGTACCGGTGCACTACGGGACGTTCTGGCCGATCGGGTGCGACTGGCTGAAACCGGAGTTGTTCCTGTCGCCCGGGTCGCAGTTCAAGGCGGCGATGGCAGAGCTCGATCCGGCCGTGAAGGTAGAACTACTGGCGCCGGGGGATTCGGCCGAGGTGGTTCATCGATGA